The nucleotide sequence ACCTCGGGCGACACCCCGCTGCTGGACGCCGACACCCTGGCCGATCTGGTCGCGGCCCACGGCACCAGCGGGGCCGCGGTCACGCTGCTGACCACGACGCTGGCCGACCCGTCCGGTTATGGGCGCATCCTGCGCACCCAGGACGATCCCCAAAAAGGCGAGGTGATGGCGATCGTCGAGCACACCGACGCGACGCCGTCGCAGCGCCAGATCCGCGAGGTCAACGCCGGTGTGTACGCCTTCGACATCGCGGCCCTGCGCTCGGCGCTGAGCCGGCTCAGCTCCGACAACGCCCAGCAGGAGCTTTATCTCACCGACGTCGTCGCGATCCTGCGGCAAGACGGCCGGGTCGTGCATTCTCGCCACGTCGACGACAGCGCGCTGGTGGCCGGCGTCAACAACCGGGTCCAGCTGGCCGAGCTGGGCGCCGAACTGAACCGCCGCATCGTCGCCGCCCACCAGATGGCCGGCGTCACCATCGTCGACCCCGCGACCACCTGGATCGACGTGGACGTGACGATCGGCCGCGACACCGTCGTGCATCCGGGAACGCAGCTGCTCGGGTGCACCCGGATCGGCGGCCACTGCGCCATCGGCCCGGACACCACCCTGACCGACGTCACCGTCGGCGACGGGGCCTCGGTGGTCCGCACGCACGGCACGTCGGCGGTGATCGGGGACGGCGCCGACGTCGGCCCCTTCACCTACCTGCGGCCCGGCACCGTGTTGGGTTCCGACGGCAAGCTGGGCGCGTTCGTCGAGGTGAAGAACTCGACCATCGGCACCGGGACCAAGGTGCCGCACCTGACCTACGTCGGGGACGCCGACATCGGCGAGCACAGCAATATCGGCGCGTCCAGCGTGTTCGTCAACTACGACGGCATCTCCAAGCGGCGCACCACCGTCGGCTCGCACGTCCGGACCGGGTCGGACACCATGTTCGTGGCGCCGGTGAACGTCGGCGACGGCGCGTACACCGGGGCCGGGACGGTGCTGCGCGACGACGTCCCGCCCGGCGCGCTGGCGGTGTCGGCGGGCCCGCAACGCAACATCGAGGACTGGGTGCAGCGCAAGCGTCCGGGAACCCCGGCGGCCGAGGCGGCCGAAAGGGCCAAGGAGCAGACCGACCCCGAATCGACATGATGAATTTGTGCTTTCGCAACCGGTACCCTATCGCTACGTACGATCAGGCGAATAGGCCACCATTTCGAGCGGTGAGGGCAGCGCGTTGAGCCACGACTGGACCGACAATCGCAAAAACCTGATGCTGTTCTCCGGTCGCGCGCACCCCGAGCTGGCCGAGCAGGTCGCCAAGGAGCTCGACGTCCACGTCACCGCCCAGACGGCGCGTGAATTCGCCAACGGCGAGATCTTCGTGCGCTTCCACGAGTCGGTGCGCGGCTGCGACGCGTTCGTGCTGCAGTCCGCGCCGATGCCGGTGAACAACTGGCTGATGGAACAGCTGATCATGATCGACGCGCTCAAGCGCGGTAGCGCCAAGCGGATCACGGCGGTGATGCCGTTCTATCCCTACGCGCGGCAGGACAAGAAGCACCGCGGCCGCGAACCGATCTCGGCGCGGCTGGTTGCCGACCTGCTCAAGACGGCGGGCGCGGACCGGATCGTCACCGTGGATTTGCACACCGACCAGATTCAGGGCTTCTTCGACGGTCCCGTCGACCACATGCGTGGCCAGAACCTGCTGACCACCTACATCAAGGACAACTACCCCGACGGCAACATGGTGGTCGTCTCGCCCGACTCGGGCCGGGTGCGCATCGCCGAGAAGTGGGCCGACTCGCTGGGCGGCGTCCCGCTGGCCTTCATCCACAAGACCCGTGACCCCCGGGTGCCCAACCAGGTGGTCTCCAACCGCGTCGTCGGCGAAGTCGAAGGGCGCTGCTGCGTCCTGATCGACGACATGATCGACACCGGCGGCACCATCGCCGGCGCGGTCAAGCTGCTGCTCGAGGACGGCGCCACCGATGTGATCGTCGCGGCGACCCACGGCGTGCTGTCCGACCCGGCCGCCGAGCGGTTGGCCGCATGCGGGGCGCGCGAGGTGATCGTCACCAACACCCTGCCGATCGGCGACGAGAAGCGCTTCCCCCAGCTGACCGTCCTGTCCATCGCGCCGCTGCTGGCCAGCACCATTCGCGCGGTATTCGAAAATGGCTCGGTCACAGGGCTGTTCGACGGGGACGCGTAAATGTCGGCTGGCGCGACCATCTACCACAACCCCAAGTGCTCCACCTCCCGCAAGACGCTGGACCTGTTGCGGGACAACGGCATTGAACCCACCGTCGTTCAGTATC is from Mycobacterium conspicuum and encodes:
- a CDS encoding ribose-phosphate diphosphokinase; this translates as MSHDWTDNRKNLMLFSGRAHPELAEQVAKELDVHVTAQTAREFANGEIFVRFHESVRGCDAFVLQSAPMPVNNWLMEQLIMIDALKRGSAKRITAVMPFYPYARQDKKHRGREPISARLVADLLKTAGADRIVTVDLHTDQIQGFFDGPVDHMRGQNLLTTYIKDNYPDGNMVVVSPDSGRVRIAEKWADSLGGVPLAFIHKTRDPRVPNQVVSNRVVGEVEGRCCVLIDDMIDTGGTIAGAVKLLLEDGATDVIVAATHGVLSDPAAERLAACGAREVIVTNTLPIGDEKRFPQLTVLSIAPLLASTIRAVFENGSVTGLFDGDA
- the glmU gene encoding bifunctional UDP-N-acetylglucosamine diphosphorylase/glucosamine-1-phosphate N-acetyltransferase GlmU, yielding MTDTAVLVLAAGPGTRMRSDTPKVLHPIAGRSMLSHSLHAIAKLAPQHVVAVLGHEHQRIAPIVAELANALGRTIDVALQDRPLGTGHAVACGLTALPDDYLGTVVVTSGDTPLLDADTLADLVAAHGTSGAAVTLLTTTLADPSGYGRILRTQDDPQKGEVMAIVEHTDATPSQRQIREVNAGVYAFDIAALRSALSRLSSDNAQQELYLTDVVAILRQDGRVVHSRHVDDSALVAGVNNRVQLAELGAELNRRIVAAHQMAGVTIVDPATTWIDVDVTIGRDTVVHPGTQLLGCTRIGGHCAIGPDTTLTDVTVGDGASVVRTHGTSAVIGDGADVGPFTYLRPGTVLGSDGKLGAFVEVKNSTIGTGTKVPHLTYVGDADIGEHSNIGASSVFVNYDGISKRRTTVGSHVRTGSDTMFVAPVNVGDGAYTGAGTVLRDDVPPGALAVSAGPQRNIEDWVQRKRPGTPAAEAAERAKEQTDPEST